Proteins found in one Bacillus subtilis subsp. subtilis str. 168 genomic segment:
- the yoxC gene encoding transition-dependent and sulfur-related metabolism protein (Evidence 3: Putative function from multiple computational evidences; PubMedId: 16513748, 17598888; Product type ph: phenotype) — MIIVYISLAVLAVSIIFLGVTVIQNKKKIDPALKELSSVTQAMQKQIEGLKTETELLTQKQKKIQQDVQIKKYTLQQTAAEVKEVPQAVKEVWQAGHFNSR; from the coding sequence ATGATTATAGTTTATATCAGTCTTGCAGTATTAGCAGTTTCTATTATCTTCTTAGGAGTTACCGTGATCCAAAACAAGAAAAAAATAGACCCCGCACTAAAGGAGCTTTCCTCTGTTACGCAGGCTATGCAAAAACAAATCGAAGGATTAAAAACAGAAACAGAGCTGCTGACGCAAAAACAAAAGAAGATTCAGCAGGATGTCCAAATAAAAAAATACACGCTTCAGCAGACCGCAGCTGAAGTGAAAGAAGTTCCCCAAGCAGTCAAAGAGGTGTGGCAGGCAGGACATTTTAATAGCAGATAA
- the proH gene encoding pyrroline-5-carboxylate reductase (Evidence 1a: Function from experimental evidences in the studied strain; PubMedId: 11418582, 21784929, 22139509, 25344233, 28752945; Product type e: enzyme) → MRTKKRTKEMLPIFDQKKVAFIGAGSMAEGMISGIVRANKIPKQNICVTNRSNTERLTELELQYGIKGALPNQLCIEDMDVLILAMKPKDAENALSSLKSRIQPHQLILSVLAGITTSFIEQSLLNEQPVVRVMPNTSSMIGASATAIALGKYVSEDLKKLAEALLGCMGEVYTIQENQMDIFTGIAGSGPAYFYYLMEFIEKTGEEAGLDKQLSRSIGAQTLLGAAKMLMETGEHPEILRDNITSPNGTTAAGLQALKKSGGGEAISQAIKHAAKRSKEISEDIEKTAAPLSGVIK, encoded by the coding sequence ATGCGAACAAAAAAGCGAACAAAGGAGATGTTACCGATCTTTGATCAAAAGAAAGTAGCCTTTATAGGAGCAGGATCTATGGCGGAAGGAATGATATCAGGTATCGTTCGAGCCAACAAAATCCCGAAACAAAACATCTGCGTTACAAACCGCAGCAATACAGAGCGATTAACTGAACTTGAACTTCAATATGGCATTAAAGGCGCCTTGCCGAACCAACTATGTATTGAAGACATGGATGTGCTCATTTTGGCAATGAAGCCAAAAGACGCCGAAAACGCTCTGTCATCACTAAAATCACGTATTCAACCCCATCAATTAATATTGTCGGTCCTTGCCGGCATAACTACCTCTTTTATTGAACAATCATTGCTTAATGAACAGCCGGTTGTCAGAGTGATGCCCAACACTTCCAGTATGATTGGCGCTTCTGCAACAGCTATTGCCCTTGGCAAATATGTGTCGGAAGACCTGAAGAAGCTGGCCGAAGCATTGCTCGGATGCATGGGCGAAGTCTATACAATCCAAGAAAATCAAATGGATATATTCACCGGAATTGCAGGCAGCGGACCCGCGTATTTTTATTATTTAATGGAATTCATTGAAAAGACAGGCGAGGAAGCGGGCCTCGATAAACAGTTATCTCGAAGCATCGGCGCACAGACACTTTTAGGTGCCGCAAAAATGCTCATGGAAACAGGAGAACATCCTGAGATCTTAAGAGATAATATCACGTCACCGAACGGAACGACAGCAGCGGGGCTGCAAGCCTTGAAAAAGAGCGGCGGCGGAGAAGCGATTTCTCAAGCAATAAAGCATGCGGCTAAGCGTTCAAAGGAAATCAGCGAAGATATCGAAAAAACTGCAGCGCCGCTATCAGGAGTGATAAAGTGA
- the gltC gene encoding transcriptional regulator (LysR family) (GltC-glutamate) (Evidence 1a: Function from experimental evidences in the studied strain; PubMedId: 2548995, 15150225, 17134717, 28294562; Product type r: regulator), with amino-acid sequence MELRQLRYFMEVAEREHVSEAADHLHVAQSAISRQIANLEEELNVTLFEREGRNIKLTPIGKEFLIHVKTAMKAIDYAKEQIDEYLDPHRGTVKIGFPTSLASQLLPTVISAFKEEYPHVEFLLRQGSYKFLIEAVRNRDIDLALLGPVPTNFSDITGKILFTEKIYALVPLNHPLAKQKTVHLIDLRNDQFVLFPEGFVLREMAIDTCKQAGFAPLVSTEGEDLDAIKGLVSAGMGVTLLPESTFAETTPRFTVKIPIEFPQVKRTVGIIKPKNRELAPSANDFYEFVIQFFSKLEQYQ; translated from the coding sequence ATGGAGCTGCGCCAACTGCGTTATTTTATGGAGGTGGCTGAAAGAGAACACGTTTCAGAAGCCGCTGATCATTTGCATGTGGCCCAATCAGCAATCAGCAGACAAATTGCCAATCTTGAAGAAGAATTAAATGTGACCTTATTTGAGCGTGAAGGGAGAAATATCAAACTCACGCCAATCGGAAAAGAATTTTTAATTCATGTGAAAACGGCGATGAAAGCCATTGATTATGCGAAAGAGCAAATTGATGAGTATCTTGACCCGCATCGCGGAACGGTAAAGATCGGCTTTCCTACAAGCCTCGCCAGCCAGCTTTTGCCGACTGTCATTTCAGCGTTTAAAGAAGAATATCCGCACGTCGAATTTTTGCTGCGCCAAGGCTCCTATAAGTTTCTGATTGAAGCTGTCAGAAACCGCGATATTGATCTGGCCTTATTAGGGCCGGTGCCGACGAATTTCTCTGACATAACGGGAAAAATATTATTTACTGAAAAAATTTACGCGCTTGTTCCATTAAATCATCCGCTTGCTAAACAAAAAACGGTTCATTTAATCGATTTGCGCAACGACCAATTTGTATTGTTCCCGGAAGGATTTGTACTTAGAGAGATGGCAATCGATACTTGCAAACAAGCAGGCTTTGCTCCTCTCGTTTCCACGGAGGGTGAGGATTTGGATGCGATCAAAGGGTTAGTGTCCGCAGGAATGGGCGTTACCCTTCTGCCTGAAAGTACTTTTGCTGAAACAACACCTCGTTTTACTGTGAAAATTCCAATTGAGTTCCCTCAAGTAAAACGGACTGTCGGAATCATTAAACCGAAAAATAGAGAGCTTGCGCCTTCCGCGAATGATTTTTATGAGTTTGTCATTCAATTTTTCTCTAAGCTGGAGCAGTATCAATAA
- the proJ gene encoding glutamate 5-kinase (Evidence 1a: Function from experimental evidences in the studied strain; PubMedId: 11418582, 15804359, 21784929, 28752945; Product type e: enzyme) → MTPDTSMKRVVVKIGSSSLTSLHGEISIRKLEALVDQVVKLKDAGYEVILVSSGAVAAGYRKLGFIQRPEKLPEKQASASIGQGLLMEAYSKLFLAHGYVASQILITRSDFSDEYRYNNVRNTMNVLLERGIIPIINENDTVTVNRLKFGDNDTLAAKVAGLIDADMLVILSDIDGLYDGNPRTNPEAKKIQRVSEITPDIEACAGDTGSIVGTGGMRSKLDAFKIVMASGIKGFLGQADAGDILYHAVHEQAEGTYFEAEGTLPLNQKEQWIAFNSGPEGEMILSDDCSRKITNGQSSLYLDGVQKIKGKFKSGSVVRLMDSKGTEIGLGIVNYSSVQLQEPEKKKELTNRALIDQEAFVCHVDFSLPVN, encoded by the coding sequence GTGACGCCTGATACAAGCATGAAAAGAGTCGTTGTGAAGATTGGAAGCAGTTCATTAACAAGCCTTCATGGAGAAATCAGCATTCGAAAATTAGAAGCGTTGGTCGACCAGGTCGTCAAACTCAAAGACGCCGGTTATGAAGTGATTTTGGTTTCCTCAGGCGCAGTGGCGGCGGGATATCGGAAGCTCGGATTTATCCAAAGGCCCGAGAAGCTTCCAGAAAAACAAGCATCAGCTTCAATCGGCCAGGGATTGCTAATGGAGGCTTATTCAAAGCTGTTTTTGGCACACGGCTATGTCGCATCCCAAATTTTAATTACGAGAAGCGATTTTTCTGATGAATATCGATACAACAATGTCAGGAATACAATGAATGTACTGCTCGAGCGCGGCATCATCCCGATCATAAACGAAAATGACACAGTTACCGTCAATCGGCTCAAGTTTGGCGACAATGATACGCTCGCAGCAAAAGTCGCAGGATTGATTGATGCAGATATGCTTGTGATTTTATCAGATATAGACGGATTATATGACGGCAATCCGCGCACAAATCCAGAAGCGAAAAAGATACAGCGGGTGAGTGAAATAACACCTGACATCGAAGCATGCGCAGGTGACACTGGAAGCATCGTTGGCACCGGCGGCATGCGCTCTAAGCTTGATGCGTTTAAAATCGTAATGGCGTCTGGCATTAAAGGTTTCCTAGGTCAGGCAGATGCTGGCGATATTTTATACCACGCCGTTCATGAACAGGCGGAAGGCACCTATTTTGAAGCAGAAGGAACGCTTCCGTTGAATCAAAAGGAGCAATGGATCGCTTTTAATTCCGGTCCGGAAGGTGAAATGATTTTATCAGATGATTGTTCACGAAAAATAACAAACGGACAATCGAGTTTATACCTAGACGGTGTACAGAAGATTAAAGGGAAATTCAAAAGCGGTTCAGTTGTTCGGCTGATGGATTCAAAAGGGACGGAAATCGGCCTTGGAATCGTCAATTACTCTTCTGTACAGCTTCAAGAACCGGAAAAGAAAAAGGAACTGACAAATAGAGCTCTAATTGATCAAGAAGCATTTGTTTGCCATGTGGATTTTTCTTTACCTGTAAATTAA
- the gltA gene encoding glutamate synthase (large subunit, NADP-dependent) (Evidence 1a: Function from experimental evidences in the studied strain; PubMedId: 39113, 3011766, 6769440, 6774712, 7559359, 14570271, 17134717; Product type e: enzyme) gives MTYNQMPKAQGLYRPEFEHDACGIGLYAHLKGKQTHDIVKQGLKMLCQLDHRGGQGSDPDTGDGAGLLVQIPDAFFRKECKNINLPEKERYGVGMVFFSQKEDERKKIEKQINALIEQEGQVVLGWRTVPVNVGKIGTVAQKSCPFVRQVFIGASSDLKDNLSFERKLYVIRKQAENWGVTEGLDFYFASLSSQTIVYKGLLTPEQVDAFYSDLQDEAFVSAFALVHSRFSTNTFPTWERAHPNRYLVHNGEINTLRGNINWMRAREQQFVSESFGEDLNKILPILNADGSDSSILDNAFEFFVMAGRKPAHTAMMLIPEPWTENTHMSKEKRAFYEYHSSLMEPWDGPTAISFTDGKQIGAILDRNGLRPARYYVTKDDYIIFSSEVGVIEVEQENVLYKNRLEPGKMLLIDLEEGRIISDEEVKTQIATEYPYQKWLEEELVQVNPDPESREEEQFSDLLTRQKAFGYTYEDIQKYLIPVIKEGKDPLGSMGNDAPLAVLSDRAQSLFNYFKQLFAQVTNPPIDAIREQLVTSTMTWLGAEGDLLHPSERNVRRIKLYTPVLSNEQFYALKTIVHPDLKSQKIDVLFSEDLERGLKDMFTQAEKAISQGVSLLILSDKKMNERLTPIPPLLAVSALHQHLIRKGLRTKVSIIVESGEAREVHHFAALIGYGADAINPYLAYATYKQEIDEGRLDISYEEAVSKYGKSITEGVVKVMSKMGISTVQSYRGAQIFEAVGISRDVIDRYFSGTASQLGGIDLQTIAEEAQRRHREAYQDDYSKTLEPGSDFQWRNGGEHHAFNPKTIHTLQWACRRNDYNLFKQYTKAADEERIGFLRNLFAFDGNRKPLKLEEVESAESIVKRFKTGAMSFGSLSKEAHEALAIAMNRLGGKSNSGEGGEDPKRFVPDENGDDRRSAIKQIASGRFGVKSHYLVNADELQIKMAQGAKPGEGGQLPGNKVYPWVADVRGSTPGVGLISPPPHHDIYSIEDLAQLIHDLKNANRDARISVKLVSKAGVGTIAAGVAKATADVIVISGYDGGTGASPKTSIKHTGLPWELGLAEAHQTLMLNGLRDRVVLETDGKLMTGRDVVMAALLGAEEFGFATAPLVVLGCVMMRACHLDTCPVGVATQNPELRKKFMGDPDHIVNYMLFIAEEVREYMAALGFKTFDEMIGRTDVLHASERAKEHWKASQLDLSTLLYQPEGVRTFQSPQNHKIDQSLDITTILPAVQEAIESGKEADISIEINNTNRVAGTITGSEISKRYGEEGLPEDTIKLHFTGSAGQSFGAFVPKGMTLYLDGDSNDYVGKGLSGGKIIVKSSEGFNSASDDNVIIGNVAFYGATSGEAYINGRAGERFAVRNSGVNVVVEGIGDHGCEYMTGGSVVVLGDVGKNFAAGMSGGIAYVLTEDVKAFKRKCNLEMILFESLEDEKEIQQIKAMLERHTAYTNSQKAEDLLDQWEDSVKKFVKVIPKNYKQMLASIEEQKAAGLSDEEAIMFAFEANTKPKQNTAASGQKQAVVQ, from the coding sequence ATGACGTACAATCAAATGCCAAAAGCTCAAGGTCTCTACCGTCCTGAATTTGAACATGATGCATGCGGAATCGGCCTATATGCACACTTAAAGGGCAAGCAGACTCACGACATTGTCAAACAAGGACTTAAGATGCTTTGCCAGCTAGACCATAGAGGAGGGCAAGGCAGTGATCCGGATACAGGAGACGGAGCCGGCTTACTGGTTCAAATCCCTGATGCTTTCTTTAGAAAAGAGTGCAAAAACATCAATCTGCCAGAAAAAGAACGTTACGGGGTAGGAATGGTCTTTTTCTCACAGAAGGAAGATGAAAGAAAAAAAATTGAAAAGCAAATCAATGCACTAATTGAACAAGAAGGCCAAGTCGTTCTTGGATGGAGAACTGTACCTGTAAATGTCGGAAAAATCGGAACAGTGGCGCAAAAAAGCTGTCCGTTTGTCCGTCAGGTATTTATCGGCGCAAGTTCTGATCTAAAGGACAATTTATCTTTTGAACGAAAATTGTATGTCATTCGTAAACAGGCTGAAAATTGGGGAGTAACGGAAGGTCTTGATTTTTATTTTGCCAGTCTTTCAAGCCAGACCATTGTTTACAAAGGCCTTTTAACACCTGAACAGGTTGATGCATTTTATTCTGATCTGCAAGACGAAGCATTCGTTTCTGCTTTTGCGCTTGTTCATTCACGCTTCAGTACCAATACATTCCCTACATGGGAAAGAGCGCATCCTAACCGCTATTTGGTTCACAACGGTGAAATTAACACCCTTCGCGGAAATATCAACTGGATGAGAGCACGTGAGCAGCAATTTGTTTCTGAAAGCTTCGGTGAGGACTTAAACAAGATTTTGCCGATTCTCAATGCTGATGGCAGTGACTCTTCCATTTTGGATAACGCATTTGAGTTTTTTGTGATGGCTGGACGCAAACCGGCACATACGGCAATGATGCTCATTCCAGAGCCTTGGACGGAAAATACGCATATGTCCAAGGAAAAAAGGGCGTTCTACGAGTACCATAGCTCCCTGATGGAGCCTTGGGACGGACCGACAGCTATTTCATTTACTGACGGTAAACAAATCGGGGCGATCCTTGACCGGAACGGTCTCCGTCCGGCCCGTTATTATGTCACAAAAGATGATTATATTATTTTCTCATCTGAAGTAGGCGTTATTGAAGTTGAACAGGAGAACGTTTTATATAAAAACCGCCTTGAGCCTGGGAAAATGCTTTTAATCGACCTGGAAGAAGGCCGTATTATCTCCGATGAGGAAGTCAAAACACAAATTGCAACTGAGTATCCGTACCAAAAATGGCTTGAAGAAGAGCTTGTACAAGTAAATCCTGATCCGGAGTCAAGAGAAGAAGAACAATTTAGTGATCTTCTTACTCGCCAGAAGGCATTCGGATACACATATGAGGATATCCAAAAGTATCTAATTCCTGTTATTAAAGAAGGCAAAGATCCCCTTGGTTCAATGGGGAATGACGCTCCGCTTGCTGTACTTTCTGACCGAGCGCAATCGCTGTTTAACTACTTTAAACAGCTGTTTGCACAAGTAACGAACCCGCCAATCGACGCGATTCGTGAGCAGCTTGTCACTTCAACGATGACTTGGCTCGGTGCGGAAGGCGATCTTCTTCATCCAAGTGAACGAAATGTTCGCCGGATTAAACTGTATACACCTGTTTTATCCAATGAACAGTTTTACGCATTGAAAACGATTGTTCATCCTGATTTAAAAAGCCAAAAAATTGATGTGCTGTTTTCAGAGGATCTTGAACGCGGTTTAAAGGACATGTTCACACAGGCAGAGAAAGCCATCAGCCAAGGCGTAAGTTTGTTAATTTTATCAGACAAAAAGATGAACGAACGACTGACACCAATTCCGCCGCTTCTGGCAGTAAGCGCACTGCACCAGCACTTAATCCGCAAAGGGCTGCGTACGAAGGTCAGCATTATTGTGGAATCGGGAGAAGCACGTGAAGTGCATCACTTTGCAGCGTTAATCGGTTATGGCGCAGATGCGATTAACCCTTATCTCGCTTATGCGACCTACAAGCAGGAAATTGATGAAGGCCGTTTGGATATCAGCTATGAAGAAGCGGTTAGCAAATATGGAAAAAGCATTACTGAGGGCGTCGTAAAAGTGATGTCCAAGATGGGAATTTCAACTGTGCAAAGCTACAGAGGCGCACAAATCTTTGAGGCGGTAGGAATCAGCCGCGATGTGATCGACCGCTATTTCTCAGGTACTGCATCACAGCTAGGCGGCATCGATTTACAAACAATTGCAGAAGAGGCACAGCGCCGCCACCGGGAAGCGTATCAGGATGATTACAGCAAAACGCTTGAACCGGGAAGTGACTTCCAATGGAGAAATGGCGGAGAGCATCATGCGTTTAATCCGAAAACGATTCATACTTTGCAATGGGCGTGCCGCAGAAATGATTACAATCTGTTTAAACAGTATACAAAAGCGGCTGATGAAGAACGCATCGGATTTTTGCGGAACTTGTTCGCATTTGACGGAAACCGCAAGCCTTTGAAGTTGGAGGAGGTTGAATCCGCTGAATCGATTGTCAAACGTTTTAAAACGGGTGCGATGTCATTCGGGTCCTTGAGTAAGGAAGCGCACGAAGCTTTAGCAATCGCAATGAACCGTCTTGGAGGAAAAAGCAACAGCGGTGAAGGCGGAGAAGATCCCAAACGCTTTGTTCCAGATGAGAACGGCGATGATAGAAGAAGTGCGATCAAACAAATTGCATCCGGACGGTTTGGTGTCAAAAGCCATTACCTCGTCAATGCTGATGAGCTGCAGATTAAAATGGCTCAAGGTGCTAAGCCGGGTGAAGGCGGGCAGCTTCCTGGCAACAAGGTATATCCATGGGTTGCCGATGTCCGTGGGTCAACGCCAGGTGTCGGATTAATCTCACCTCCGCCACACCATGACATTTATTCGATTGAGGATTTAGCCCAGCTGATCCACGATTTGAAAAATGCCAACCGTGACGCAAGAATCAGCGTAAAGCTGGTGTCAAAAGCAGGTGTAGGAACAATCGCTGCAGGTGTTGCCAAAGCGACTGCAGATGTCATTGTGATCAGCGGCTATGACGGAGGTACAGGCGCTTCTCCGAAAACCAGTATTAAACATACAGGGCTTCCGTGGGAGCTTGGCCTTGCAGAAGCACATCAAACACTAATGCTGAACGGACTTCGTGACCGTGTTGTATTAGAAACAGATGGAAAGCTCATGACGGGCCGCGACGTTGTGATGGCTGCCTTGCTCGGCGCCGAAGAATTTGGTTTCGCAACGGCTCCGTTAGTTGTACTCGGCTGTGTCATGATGCGTGCCTGCCATTTGGATACATGCCCTGTCGGTGTAGCGACACAAAATCCAGAGCTTCGCAAAAAGTTCATGGGAGATCCTGACCATATTGTGAACTATATGCTGTTCATTGCCGAAGAAGTTCGTGAGTACATGGCTGCGTTAGGCTTCAAGACATTTGATGAAATGATCGGCCGCACTGATGTACTTCATGCAAGTGAACGGGCAAAGGAGCACTGGAAAGCAAGCCAGCTTGATTTGTCTACCCTTCTTTATCAGCCTGAAGGGGTGCGGACGTTCCAATCGCCGCAAAATCATAAAATTGATCAATCACTTGATATTACAACAATTCTCCCGGCCGTACAAGAAGCCATCGAATCTGGAAAAGAAGCTGATATTTCGATTGAAATCAATAATACAAATCGTGTAGCCGGAACGATAACCGGCAGTGAAATCTCAAAGCGTTACGGAGAAGAAGGTCTTCCTGAAGATACAATCAAGCTGCACTTTACCGGATCAGCCGGCCAAAGCTTTGGAGCTTTCGTTCCTAAAGGGATGACGCTTTATTTGGACGGAGACTCAAATGATTACGTCGGAAAAGGGCTTTCTGGCGGAAAAATCATCGTCAAGTCATCAGAAGGATTCAACTCTGCTTCGGATGACAATGTCATTATCGGCAACGTGGCTTTTTACGGTGCGACAAGCGGAGAAGCATATATTAACGGGCGTGCTGGTGAACGCTTTGCCGTTCGAAACAGCGGTGTGAACGTAGTTGTAGAAGGCATCGGCGACCACGGCTGTGAATACATGACTGGCGGCAGCGTTGTCGTTCTCGGTGATGTAGGCAAAAACTTTGCGGCAGGTATGTCCGGCGGAATCGCTTATGTACTGACCGAAGATGTCAAAGCGTTTAAACGCAAATGCAACCTTGAGATGATTTTATTTGAATCATTAGAGGATGAGAAAGAAATCCAGCAAATCAAAGCAATGCTTGAAAGACATACTGCGTATACAAACAGCCAAAAAGCAGAAGATCTGCTAGATCAATGGGAAGACAGTGTGAAAAAATTCGTCAAAGTCATTCCGAAAAACTATAAACAAATGCTCGCAAGCATCGAAGAGCAAAAAGCTGCAGGTTTATCAGATGAAGAAGCCATCATGTTCGCTTTTGAGGCCAACACGAAGCCAAAGCAGAATACAGCAGCATCGGGACAAAAACAAGCGGTAGTACAGTAA
- the rtp gene encoding replication terminator protein (Evidence 1a: Function from experimental evidences in the studied strain; PubMedId: 11313334, 15657033, 16822523, 17376071, 17521668, 24946150; Product type f : factor) — translation MKEEKRSSTGFLVKQRAFLKLYMITMTEQERLYGLKLLEVLRSEFKEIGFKPNHTEVYRSLHELLDDGILKQIKVKKEGAKLQEVVLYQFKDYEAAKLYKKQLKVELDRCKKLIEKALSDNF, via the coding sequence ATGAAAGAAGAAAAAAGGAGTTCAACAGGCTTTTTAGTGAAACAGCGCGCATTTTTGAAGCTTTATATGATAACGATGACAGAGCAAGAGAGACTCTATGGGTTAAAGCTGCTTGAAGTACTTCGGTCTGAATTTAAAGAGATTGGTTTTAAACCAAATCATACAGAAGTATACCGGTCTTTGCATGAGCTTCTTGATGACGGGATACTAAAACAAATTAAAGTAAAAAAAGAAGGGGCTAAGCTCCAGGAAGTCGTCCTCTATCAATTTAAAGATTACGAAGCTGCCAAGCTATATAAAAAACAGCTGAAGGTAGAGCTGGATCGCTGTAAAAAACTGATTGAAAAAGCTCTCTCAGATAATTTTTAA
- the yoxB gene encoding hypothetical protein (Evidence 4: Unknown function but conserved in other organisms; PubMedId: 11717291, 17598888, 19703276) — translation MIINRSCLKEFAEKVHFLPSSLTKSDLLTDPFRLHQENELGIYYSPHNEFINRDASLVIAGITPGFSQMKTAYETAAESLLQGGTLEQMAVDTKIAAGFSGSMRHNLITMLDLCGLPQAFGIQSAAKLFGELRHMLHTTSVIKYPVFIQQKNYTGYKPAITHSPILSTYAFGHFPAELNHVTGPALLIPLGKAAETVCETLIRQHSLQNLICLNGFPHPSGANGHRLKQFSKNKEQLERQIRSFAALVDFAIEKRK, via the coding sequence ATGATTATAAACCGCAGCTGCTTAAAAGAGTTCGCAGAAAAAGTACATTTTCTTCCCTCTTCACTTACAAAGTCCGATTTACTTACTGATCCATTTCGTCTCCATCAAGAAAACGAACTTGGCATCTACTATTCACCTCATAATGAATTTATCAATCGGGATGCCTCGCTTGTGATTGCCGGGATCACGCCTGGTTTTTCCCAGATGAAGACAGCGTACGAAACAGCCGCCGAAAGCCTGCTGCAAGGCGGGACTCTTGAGCAAATGGCAGTAGACACAAAAATAGCAGCGGGTTTCTCCGGATCGATGAGACATAACCTTATTACCATGCTGGATTTATGCGGGCTGCCGCAAGCTTTTGGCATTCAAAGCGCCGCAAAGCTTTTTGGAGAATTACGGCATATGCTCCATACAACTTCCGTTATTAAATATCCTGTCTTTATCCAGCAAAAAAACTATACCGGATACAAACCGGCTATCACTCATTCTCCTATCCTAAGCACTTATGCTTTTGGGCACTTCCCTGCAGAGCTTAACCATGTGACGGGACCAGCTCTTCTCATTCCGTTAGGAAAAGCGGCCGAAACAGTGTGTGAAACATTGATCAGACAGCACAGCCTCCAGAATTTGATTTGCCTTAACGGCTTTCCCCATCCATCAGGCGCGAACGGCCATCGTTTGAAACAATTCAGCAAAAACAAAGAGCAACTAGAAAGACAAATTCGTTCCTTTGCTGCATTGGTTGATTTCGCTATAGAAAAGAGGAAATAA
- the yoxD gene encoding putative oxido-reductase (Evidence 3: Putative function from multiple computational evidences; PubMedId: 15317791; Product type e: enzyme), with protein MQSLQHKTALITGGGRGIGRATALALAKEGVNIGLIGRTSANVEKVAEEVKALGVKAAFAAADVKDADQVNQAVAQVKEQLGDIDILINNAGISKFGGFLDLSADEWENIIQVNLMGVYHVTRAVLPEMIERKAGDIINISSTAGQRGAAVTSAYSASKFAVLGLTESLMQEVRKHNIRVSALTPSTVASDMSIELNLTDGNPEKVMQPEDLAEYMVAQLKLDPRIFIKTAGLWSTNP; from the coding sequence TTGCAAAGTTTACAACATAAAACTGCACTAATCACAGGCGGAGGCAGAGGAATTGGCCGCGCTACTGCTCTGGCGCTTGCCAAAGAAGGCGTGAATATCGGGTTAATTGGCCGGACTTCCGCTAATGTAGAAAAAGTGGCTGAAGAAGTCAAAGCGCTTGGTGTAAAAGCTGCATTTGCTGCTGCAGATGTAAAAGATGCCGATCAGGTTAACCAAGCTGTAGCTCAAGTGAAGGAACAGCTCGGTGATATCGATATCCTCATTAATAATGCCGGCATCAGCAAATTTGGCGGTTTCTTAGATCTGTCAGCTGATGAGTGGGAAAATATTATTCAAGTCAACCTAATGGGTGTGTACCATGTCACTCGCGCGGTGCTTCCGGAAATGATCGAACGCAAAGCCGGAGACATCATTAATATTTCATCTACAGCGGGCCAAAGAGGAGCTGCTGTAACAAGTGCTTACAGCGCTTCTAAATTTGCCGTTCTCGGGTTAACAGAGTCTCTTATGCAAGAAGTGAGAAAACATAATATCAGAGTCAGCGCGTTAACGCCGAGCACTGTCGCTAGTGATATGTCTATCGAATTGAACTTAACAGACGGTAATCCTGAAAAAGTTATGCAGCCTGAGGATCTTGCTGAGTACATGGTGGCACAACTGAAATTAGATCCTCGTATTTTCATCAAAACAGCGGGATTATGGTCAACAAATCCTTAA